One Pseudodesulfovibrio cashew DNA window includes the following coding sequences:
- a CDS encoding TIGR03960 family B12-binding radical SAM protein, which produces MKELLPILPRPSRYLGSEWGVTLKDPATINVRCGLAFPDMYEVGMSYLGQKILAEAVNAVPRFQAERVYTPCEETAAILREREVPLATLESDTPLAELDALAFSLTHELCYTNILYMLDLAGIPFRSTERNESHPLVIAGGGATFNAEPMAPFFDAMVIGDGEEALPAMLTVIEQAKQESLPRAELLRRLIAVPGVYVPAFFEDQGPGQPLKPLVEGYETVEKAVVDDLNKTGFPKGQVIAFDAVHDRLTMEIARGCTRGCRFCQAGMIYRPVRERSLENLDTILTEGLAETGYEETSMLSLSTGDFSALDTFFSRSFDKCASEQISISLPSLRVGSLSAPIMERISSIRRTGATLAPEAGSQRLRDVINKGVDEAGLMDHVKMLFDNGWQGVKLYFMIGLPTETDEDLDAIVDLCLAVRDAAKDENGRRIKRLQITAAVSPFVPKPQTPFQWEPQISQDEIYRRIGYLRDQFRQFKGLNMRYHEPAMSSLEGVFSRGDRRLAEVVERAYAKGALFSSWKDHLKLEPYKEAMNEAGLSWDEYTGPRDMDAPLPWDHLSSGVTKRFLLKEHERALAEKITEDCRYGACRNCGVCQFEGRVSTLSRQATEKDIRNRLVFAERDQEGEQPPYSVEKPDLTVKGGHYRLWYEKTGPAAYLSQLELQAVFERAFRRAGLPLAFSSGFHPMPRLSFGKALPVGVSSTAEWINVFFREDFEPAEVVKRLIPVMPEGLAPLKADRLSMGKKQPQSVEEVFKLAFAKDAEQHLEQWRAFMDAPEFMVEKRTKKGMKTVDIRPVVKETEEADDGLTVVLDWRQSYMSPLVLARHVMNDASPLDFTLTKVAQRFD; this is translated from the coding sequence ATGAAGGAACTACTGCCCATTCTCCCGCGTCCCTCCCGCTACCTCGGCAGCGAATGGGGCGTCACGCTCAAGGACCCCGCGACCATCAACGTCCGGTGCGGCCTCGCCTTCCCGGACATGTACGAAGTGGGCATGTCCTACCTCGGGCAGAAGATCCTAGCCGAGGCGGTCAACGCCGTGCCCCGTTTCCAGGCCGAACGCGTATATACTCCCTGCGAAGAGACGGCCGCCATTCTGCGCGAACGAGAGGTCCCGCTGGCCACGCTGGAGTCAGACACGCCCCTGGCGGAACTGGACGCCCTGGCCTTCAGCCTGACCCACGAGCTCTGCTACACCAACATCCTGTACATGCTCGATCTGGCGGGAATCCCCTTCCGGTCGACGGAACGCAACGAGAGCCATCCGCTGGTCATCGCGGGCGGCGGTGCCACCTTCAACGCCGAGCCCATGGCCCCATTCTTCGACGCCATGGTCATCGGTGACGGCGAAGAGGCACTCCCGGCCATGCTCACGGTCATCGAACAGGCTAAGCAGGAAAGCCTGCCCCGCGCCGAACTGCTGCGGCGGCTTATAGCGGTTCCCGGCGTATACGTTCCGGCCTTTTTCGAGGACCAGGGCCCCGGCCAGCCGCTCAAACCGCTGGTGGAGGGATACGAGACCGTGGAAAAGGCGGTGGTGGACGACCTGAACAAGACCGGCTTTCCCAAAGGCCAGGTCATCGCCTTCGACGCGGTGCACGACCGCCTGACCATGGAGATCGCACGTGGCTGCACCCGAGGCTGCCGCTTTTGCCAGGCAGGCATGATCTACCGCCCGGTGCGCGAACGCTCCCTTGAGAACCTGGACACCATCCTCACCGAAGGGCTGGCCGAAACCGGGTATGAGGAGACCTCCATGCTCTCGCTGTCCACGGGCGACTTCTCGGCACTGGACACTTTCTTCTCCCGCAGCTTTGACAAGTGCGCCTCCGAACAGATTTCCATCTCCCTGCCCTCCCTGCGCGTGGGCTCGCTTTCCGCGCCGATCATGGAGCGTATCTCATCCATCCGTCGCACGGGCGCGACCCTGGCCCCTGAGGCGGGCAGCCAACGGCTTAGAGACGTCATCAACAAGGGCGTGGATGAAGCCGGACTCATGGACCACGTCAAGATGCTCTTCGACAACGGCTGGCAGGGAGTGAAGCTCTACTTCATGATAGGCCTGCCCACGGAGACGGACGAGGACTTGGACGCCATCGTGGACCTCTGCCTGGCCGTGAGAGACGCGGCCAAGGACGAAAACGGACGGCGCATAAAACGGCTCCAGATCACGGCCGCGGTGTCGCCCTTCGTACCTAAGCCCCAAACTCCCTTCCAGTGGGAGCCACAGATTTCCCAGGATGAAATTTACCGGCGCATCGGCTACCTGCGCGACCAGTTCCGCCAGTTCAAGGGACTGAACATGCGCTACCACGAGCCGGCCATGTCCTCGCTGGAGGGCGTATTCTCGCGCGGCGACCGCCGCCTGGCCGAGGTGGTGGAGCGGGCCTATGCAAAGGGCGCGCTCTTTTCCAGTTGGAAAGACCATCTCAAGCTGGAGCCCTACAAGGAGGCCATGAACGAGGCCGGACTCTCCTGGGATGAATACACCGGCCCGCGCGACATGGACGCGCCCCTGCCTTGGGACCACCTGTCCAGCGGCGTTACCAAGCGCTTTCTGCTCAAGGAGCATGAGCGCGCCCTGGCCGAAAAAATCACTGAGGATTGCCGCTACGGCGCATGCCGCAACTGCGGTGTTTGCCAGTTTGAAGGCAGGGTCTCCACCCTGTCCAGGCAGGCTACTGAAAAGGACATCCGCAATCGACTGGTTTTCGCCGAACGTGACCAGGAAGGCGAACAGCCGCCCTATTCCGTGGAAAAGCCGGACCTGACCGTCAAGGGCGGGCACTACCGGCTTTGGTACGAAAAGACCGGTCCCGCCGCCTACCTCAGCCAACTGGAACTCCAGGCAGTCTTCGAACGAGCCTTCCGCCGGGCAGGGTTGCCCCTGGCCTTTTCCTCCGGATTCCACCCCATGCCCAGGCTCTCCTTCGGCAAGGCGCTCCCTGTGGGCGTCTCCAGCACGGCGGAGTGGATCAACGTCTTCTTCCGCGAAGACTTCGAGCCCGCCGAGGTGGTCAAACGCCTCATCCCGGTCATGCCCGAAGGGCTGGCCCCGCTCAAGGCGGACCGGCTGTCCATGGGCAAAAAGCAGCCCCAATCGGTGGAGGAAGTCTTCAAACTCGCCTTTGCCAAGGATGCGGAGCAACACCTGGAGCAGTGGCGGGCGTTCATGGACGCCCCCGAATTCATGGTGGAGAAACGGACCAAGAAGGGCATGAAGACCGTGGACATCCGGCCAGTGGTCAAGGAAACGGAGGAGGCCGACGACGGCCTGACCGTGGTCCTCGACTGGCGACAGAGCTACATGAGCCCGCTGGTCCTGGCGCGGCACGTCATGAACGACGCCTCCCCCCTGGACTTTACGCTGACCAAGGTGGCCCAGCGCTTCGACTAG
- a CDS encoding ABC transporter substrate-binding protein → MKKLTSLVLAIVVAAMMLATPAMAGKTLKLAMDADPVSLDPHVQLSGGMLQYSHMVFDPLVRWTKDGGFEPRLAERWETIGPLVTRFYLRKGVKFHSGNEFTAEDVVFTLNRLKQSDDFKGLFTAFGDAVATDKYVVDLVTTEPYGLVLSMATYIFPMDKAFYSGTDPKNDKPKDLILKTDYSFANYNESGTGPFKVTSREQGVKTVFTRFADYWDKNTGNIDEIVLTPISEAPTRVAALLSGDVDFIMPVPPNDLERVGNTDGIKLVTMSGSRIITFQLNQKRRPEFANPKVRLAMAYAYNNVGVAKKIMKGFATPAAQNSPKGYQGYNPDLQPRYDLAKAKQLMKEAGYENGFTCTMIAPNNRYVNDEKISQAFVSMMSKIGIKISLKTMPKAQYWDQFDAQVADIQMIGWHSDTEDSANFFEYLYMCPNKETGKGQYNSGNYCNPEVDKLTMASNTETNMEKRKAMLQQIEAILYADAAFIPLHWQNLSWASKTGMNTEDIVNVMNFPYFGNLVIK, encoded by the coding sequence ATGAAAAAGCTCACTAGCCTGGTGCTCGCCATCGTCGTCGCCGCGATGATGCTTGCCACCCCCGCAATGGCCGGTAAAACCCTGAAACTCGCCATGGACGCCGACCCGGTCTCCCTGGACCCTCATGTCCAGCTCTCCGGCGGCATGCTCCAATACTCCCACATGGTCTTTGATCCCCTGGTCCGCTGGACCAAGGACGGCGGTTTCGAGCCCCGCCTGGCCGAACGCTGGGAAACCATCGGCCCGCTGGTCACCCGCTTCTACCTGCGCAAGGGCGTGAAGTTCCACTCCGGCAACGAATTCACCGCCGAAGACGTGGTCTTTACCCTCAACCGCCTGAAGCAATCCGATGACTTCAAGGGATTGTTCACCGCCTTCGGCGATGCCGTGGCCACCGACAAATACGTGGTCGACCTGGTCACCACCGAGCCCTACGGTCTGGTTCTTTCCATGGCCACCTACATCTTCCCCATGGACAAGGCGTTCTACTCCGGCACCGATCCCAAGAACGACAAGCCCAAGGACCTGATCCTCAAGACCGACTACTCCTTTGCCAACTACAATGAGTCCGGCACCGGTCCGTTCAAGGTCACCAGCCGCGAACAGGGCGTGAAGACCGTCTTCACCCGTTTCGCCGACTATTGGGACAAGAACACCGGCAATATCGATGAAATCGTGCTGACCCCCATCAGCGAGGCTCCCACCCGCGTGGCCGCCCTGCTCTCCGGCGACGTCGACTTCATCATGCCCGTGCCGCCCAACGACCTGGAGCGCGTCGGCAACACCGATGGCATCAAGCTCGTGACCATGTCCGGCTCCCGTATCATCACTTTCCAGCTTAATCAGAAGCGCCGCCCCGAGTTCGCCAACCCCAAGGTCCGCCTTGCCATGGCCTATGCCTACAACAACGTTGGCGTGGCCAAGAAGATCATGAAGGGTTTTGCTACTCCGGCCGCTCAGAACTCCCCCAAGGGATACCAGGGCTACAACCCCGACCTGCAGCCCCGCTACGACCTGGCCAAGGCCAAGCAGCTGATGAAGGAAGCCGGGTATGAAAATGGCTTCACCTGCACCATGATCGCCCCCAACAACCGTTACGTGAACGACGAGAAGATCTCCCAGGCGTTCGTTTCCATGATGTCCAAAATCGGCATCAAGATCAGCCTGAAGACCATGCCCAAGGCCCAGTACTGGGATCAGTTCGATGCCCAGGTTGCCGACATCCAGATGATCGGCTGGCATTCCGACACCGAGGATTCCGCCAACTTCTTCGAGTACCTGTACATGTGCCCGAACAAGGAAACCGGTAAGGGCCAGTACAACTCCGGTAACTACTGCAACCCCGAAGTGGACAAGCTGACCATGGCCTCCAACACCGAGACCAACATGGAAAAGCGCAAGGCCATGCTCCAGCAGATCGAGGCCATCCTCTACGCCGACGCTGCCTTCATTCCGCTGCACTGGCAGAATCTGTCCTGGGCCTCCAAGACCGGCATGAACACCGAAGACATCGTGAACGTCATGAACTTCCCGTACTTCGGCAACCTTGTCATCAAGTAG
- a CDS encoding ABC transporter permease yields the protein MFAFTIKRIAQAVLVMLIISMIGFSIKSAFGDPVRELVGERVTPEERAQIRDQLGLNDPFLVQYGRFLKNAVHGDLGRSFFFKKPVTEVIVSKAPATLELVFCASLIVICLSVPLGMYSAIHPKRFFSRVIMGGSIVGVSIPVFLTAILLIYIFSVELKWLPSFGRGETVTLFGWWDSGMLTKDGLLHLIMPSIALSSIMLPLFIRLIRSEMMEVLESEYVKYAWAKGLKPSRVWLVHAFKNTLLPVITVGGVQLGIMVAFTILTETVFQWQGMGSMFIESVERADTALMVSYIVVVGFIFVLVNTFVDLIYGLVNPTVRVAGRK from the coding sequence ATGTTTGCATTCACCATCAAACGAATAGCCCAGGCGGTCCTGGTGATGCTGATCATTTCCATGATCGGCTTCTCCATCAAGAGCGCGTTCGGCGATCCGGTGCGCGAGCTCGTCGGCGAGCGCGTCACGCCGGAAGAGCGCGCTCAGATACGGGATCAGCTGGGGCTCAACGACCCGTTCCTCGTCCAGTACGGACGCTTTCTCAAAAACGCCGTACACGGCGACCTGGGCCGCTCCTTCTTCTTCAAGAAACCGGTCACCGAGGTCATCGTGTCAAAGGCGCCTGCCACCCTGGAACTGGTCTTCTGCGCCTCGCTCATCGTCATCTGCCTTTCCGTGCCCTTGGGCATGTATTCGGCCATCCACCCGAAACGTTTTTTCAGCAGAGTGATCATGGGAGGCTCCATCGTCGGCGTGTCCATTCCGGTCTTTCTCACCGCCATCCTGCTTATTTACATCTTTTCGGTGGAACTGAAATGGCTGCCGTCCTTCGGGCGCGGTGAAACCGTGACCCTCTTCGGCTGGTGGGACTCGGGCATGCTGACCAAAGACGGCCTGCTGCACCTGATCATGCCGTCCATCGCGCTCTCCTCCATCATGCTCCCCCTGTTCATCAGGCTCATCCGCTCCGAGATGATGGAGGTGCTTGAGAGCGAATACGTGAAATATGCCTGGGCCAAGGGCCTCAAGCCGAGCCGAGTCTGGCTGGTCCACGCCTTCAAGAACACCTTGCTCCCGGTCATCACCGTGGGCGGCGTTCAGCTCGGCATCATGGTCGCTTTCACCATCCTGACCGAAACCGTATTCCAGTGGCAGGGCATGGGCTCCATGTTCATTGAATCGGTGGAACGTGCGGATACCGCGCTGATGGTTTCCTACATCGTGGTCGTGGGCTTCATCTTCGTGTTGGTGAACACCTTCGTCGACCTCATCTACGGTTTGGTCAACCCGACCGTACGCGTGGCGGGGAGGAAGTAG